Proteins from a genomic interval of Deinococcus aestuarii:
- a CDS encoding LacI family DNA-binding transcriptional regulator: MTKRKKPTISDVALEAGVARSTVSKVVNGTQKLQPETEQRVWEAVSKLGYQASLHAQILSTGRTRALGIVLLDLLNPHFTALVKGASLVAAERGYAVLLVDAQESAQREGQLIETLRARTDGLILAGSRLGDEELATLHDPERPIVTVGRPAAGLPAVTVAEETAAFQLTSHLIAQGRRRICYLAGPPFWVDAGRERGYRAALTRAGLEAQVVRVTSPDVPGGEQASAQLHQGREMPDAAVCYNDLIAIGLMTALGAQGLRIPEDIGVAAFGNHPLAPHLSPPLTLMEIPSQGLGEDAARLLLSLIDCPQAGPPPQRFGVLRVRRSTRPGP, translated from the coding sequence ATGACCAAACGCAAGAAACCGACGATTTCCGACGTGGCCCTGGAGGCTGGGGTGGCCCGCTCCACCGTCTCGAAGGTCGTCAACGGCACCCAGAAGCTCCAGCCCGAGACCGAACAGCGGGTTTGGGAAGCGGTTTCCAAGCTCGGCTATCAGGCCAGCCTGCACGCCCAGATCCTGAGCACCGGCCGGACGCGGGCGCTGGGAATCGTCTTGCTCGATCTCCTCAACCCGCACTTCACGGCCCTCGTCAAGGGGGCCAGCCTGGTGGCGGCGGAGCGCGGGTACGCGGTGCTGCTGGTGGACGCCCAGGAAAGTGCGCAGCGCGAGGGCCAGCTCATCGAAACGCTGCGCGCCCGGACCGACGGTTTGATCCTGGCGGGCTCCCGCCTGGGCGACGAGGAGCTGGCGACCCTGCACGACCCGGAGCGCCCCATCGTCACGGTGGGCCGTCCCGCGGCGGGGCTGCCGGCCGTCACCGTCGCCGAGGAAACGGCGGCCTTTCAGCTCACGAGTCACCTGATCGCCCAGGGCCGCCGCCGCATCTGTTACCTGGCGGGCCCGCCCTTCTGGGTGGACGCCGGGCGCGAGCGGGGCTACCGCGCCGCCCTGACGCGGGCCGGGCTGGAGGCCCAGGTGGTCCGGGTCACGTCCCCCGACGTGCCGGGCGGCGAGCAGGCCAGCGCCCAGCTCCACCAGGGCCGGGAGATGCCGGACGCCGCGGTCTGTTACAACGACCTGATCGCCATCGGCCTGATGACGGCCCTGGGCGCCCAGGGGTTGCGGATTCCGGAGGACATCGGCGTGGCGGCCTTCGGGAACCACCCGCTGGCCCCCCACCTGTCCCCGCCCCTGACCCTGATGGAGATTCCCAGCCAGGGGCTCGGGGAGGACGCCGCCCGGCTGCTGCTCAGCCTGATCGACTGCCCCCAGGCTGGCCCGCCGCCCCAGCGGTTCGGCGTGCTGCGTGTCCGGAGGTCGACCCGCCCCGGTCCCTGA
- a CDS encoding SDR family oxidoreductase, with translation MADARPFRYLATFQDPRRAKEDFAAVSALHRAGLLGPSGAALITRELPAERAAPPEEMSGMVLFLCSPPASFATEQGFVVDGGQTAHGIPFGRQRT, from the coding sequence ATGGCCGACGCCCGTCCGTTTCGTTATCTGGCGACTTTTCAAGACCCCAGGCGGGCGAAGGAGGATTTCGCCGCCGTCTCGGCGCTGCACCGGGCCGGGCTGCTCGGCCCGTCTGGCGCCGCCCTGATCACCCGGGAGCTGCCCGCCGAACGTGCCGCGCCGCCGGAGGAGATGAGCGGCATGGTGCTCTTCCTCTGCTCGCCGCCGGCCTCCTTCGCCACCGAGCAGGGCTTCGTCGTGGACGGTGGGCAGACCGCGCACGGAATCCCCTTCGGGAGGCAACGGACATGA
- a CDS encoding glucose-6-phosphate dehydrogenase, whose product MIGRLLLFGATGDLAGRFLLPALAELHGAGKLPANIQVFGSATNDWNDETFRQRAAEQLEEHAARDVSAASREAVVRSLRYRRVEFNNTEQVAGIVEEASGGADGAEPQPVAAYLALPAAVFAPAVRALGRVGLPEGSRIVLEKPFGEDLESAQALNDLLRRVTGVAGEEAIFRVDHALGMATVQNLLAVRLANRVLEPLWNAAHIEQVDLLWEETLALEGRASYYDRAGALKDVIQNHLFQVLCLLAMEPPISLGERDLRDRKMDVLRSVRPLTGEDVLTRTRRARYTAGRLADTGGADGSEVPAYADEAGVDPARGTETYAQIVLEIDNWRWAGTRFVLCAGKALAGRRKEAVVRFRPVPHLPFDEAMPPGNELRIGLDGPYDLALRLTGRAAGPPSHLAPLTLDAQLPAPELPAYSRVLLDVLTGDGTLSIRGDEAEESWRVLTPVLRAWAENRVPLEAYPAGSPGPPPR is encoded by the coding sequence ATGATCGGGAGACTGCTGCTGTTCGGCGCGACCGGCGACCTCGCGGGCCGCTTCCTGCTGCCCGCCCTGGCCGAGCTGCACGGCGCGGGCAAGCTCCCGGCCAACATTCAGGTGTTCGGCTCCGCAACGAACGACTGGAACGACGAGACGTTCCGGCAACGCGCCGCCGAGCAGCTTGAGGAGCACGCGGCCCGGGACGTGTCGGCGGCCTCGCGGGAGGCGGTGGTACGCTCGCTGCGCTACCGGCGGGTGGAATTCAACAATACGGAACAGGTCGCCGGAATCGTTGAGGAGGCCAGCGGCGGGGCGGACGGCGCCGAGCCCCAGCCCGTCGCGGCCTACCTGGCGCTGCCCGCCGCCGTGTTCGCCCCGGCGGTGCGCGCCCTGGGCCGGGTCGGTCTTCCCGAGGGCAGCCGGATCGTGCTGGAAAAGCCGTTCGGGGAGGACCTGGAGAGCGCGCAGGCCCTCAATGACCTGCTGCGGCGGGTCACCGGCGTCGCGGGGGAGGAGGCGATCTTCCGGGTCGATCACGCGCTGGGGATGGCGACGGTGCAGAACCTCCTGGCGGTGCGGCTCGCCAACCGGGTGCTGGAGCCCCTGTGGAACGCTGCGCATATCGAGCAGGTGGACCTCCTCTGGGAAGAAACCCTGGCCCTGGAAGGCCGCGCGTCCTACTACGACCGGGCGGGGGCCCTCAAGGACGTGATTCAGAACCACCTCTTTCAGGTCCTGTGCCTGCTGGCGATGGAGCCCCCCATCAGCCTGGGGGAACGCGACCTGCGCGACCGCAAGATGGACGTGCTGCGCTCGGTGCGCCCGCTGACCGGGGAAGACGTGCTGACGCGCACCCGCCGCGCCCGCTACACCGCCGGACGGCTCGCCGACACGGGTGGGGCGGACGGGAGCGAGGTCCCCGCCTACGCCGACGAGGCGGGGGTGGACCCCGCGCGCGGGACGGAGACCTACGCGCAGATCGTGCTGGAGATCGACAACTGGCGCTGGGCCGGGACCCGCTTCGTGTTGTGCGCGGGCAAGGCCCTGGCTGGGCGCCGCAAGGAGGCGGTGGTGCGCTTCCGGCCCGTCCCCCACCTGCCCTTCGACGAGGCCATGCCCCCCGGCAACGAGCTGCGGATCGGCCTGGACGGCCCCTATGACCTCGCCCTGCGGCTGACCGGACGCGCCGCCGGGCCGCCCTCCCACCTCGCGCCGCTGACCCTGGACGCCCAACTCCCCGCGCCCGAGCTGCCCGCCTACAGCCGGGTGCTGCTGGACGTGCTGACCGGCGACGGCACCCTCTCCATCCGGGGCGACGAGGCCGAGGAGTCCTGGCGGGTGTTGACGCCCGTCTTGCGGGCGTGGGCGGAGAACCGGGTGCCGCTGGAAGCCTACCCGGCGGGCTCGCCCGGTCCGCCGCCGCGCTGA
- a CDS encoding HdeD family acid-resistance protein, with amino-acid sequence MTQNSDLGPVPRSSSLRAAARSSWGWTVARGVLTLIFGILALIWPGAAFLSLAIVFGAYAFVDGIATLIGGFSSRSGGVRWPLILSGVLGIVAGVITFVNPGATVLALLWLVAGWALVRGVLEIVAAIRWRADLPGAGEWLVGLSGLLLVILGLLLLRNPLAGIVTTAYLVGFYAMLAGTVLIVLGLRLRNL; translated from the coding sequence ATGACCCAGAACAGCGACCTCGGCCCCGTCCCCCGCTCCTCCTCGCTGCGTGCCGCCGCCCGGTCCTCGTGGGGCTGGACGGTGGCACGCGGCGTGCTGACCCTGATCTTCGGCATCCTCGCGCTGATCTGGCCGGGGGCGGCCTTCCTGTCGCTCGCCATCGTGTTCGGCGCCTACGCCTTCGTGGACGGCATCGCCACCCTGATCGGCGGCTTTTCCTCGCGCTCGGGCGGGGTGCGCTGGCCCCTGATCCTCAGCGGCGTGCTGGGGATCGTCGCGGGGGTCATCACCTTCGTCAACCCCGGCGCGACCGTGCTGGCGCTGCTGTGGCTGGTCGCCGGGTGGGCGCTGGTGCGCGGGGTGCTGGAGATCGTCGCGGCGATCCGCTGGCGGGCTGACCTGCCGGGCGCGGGCGAGTGGCTCGTCGGGCTCAGCGGCCTGCTGCTGGTGATCCTGGGCCTGCTGCTGCTGCGCAATCCGCTCGCCGGGATCGTCACGACCGCGTACCTCGTCGGCTTCTACGCCATGCTCGCGGGGACCGTGCTGATCGTGCTGGGCCTGCGGCTGCGCAACCTGTAG
- a CDS encoding SMP-30/gluconolactonase/LRE family protein encodes MRAEQVTDPVAYHAEGPVWSDRWGGLRWVDMLAGDVLSLGADGTVGRKHVGKVAAALRPRRGGGAVIGVERGFALEDEGGTVTPLPEVWTDPGLRMNEGGCDPDGRFYCGSMAYDQTPGAARLYRLNPDGTVEVVLEGVTVSNGLEWSPDGTLAYYNDTATFRVSVFDYDREKGLTGRRTFVDLTGEELRPDGLTVDSRGGVWVALAGGGAVRHYTPDGALAGVIELPARKVTACTFGGPELETLFITTSRENLEPGEDPLAGSLFRAEVGVKGQPAREFDG; translated from the coding sequence ATGCGAGCAGAACAGGTGACGGACCCGGTGGCCTACCACGCGGAGGGTCCGGTCTGGTCGGACCGCTGGGGGGGCCTGCGCTGGGTGGACATGCTCGCCGGGGACGTGCTGTCGCTGGGGGCGGACGGGACGGTGGGCCGCAAGCACGTCGGCAAGGTGGCGGCCGCCCTGCGCCCCCGCCGTGGGGGTGGGGCCGTGATCGGCGTGGAGCGGGGCTTCGCGCTGGAGGACGAGGGCGGCACGGTCACCCCGCTCCCGGAGGTCTGGACCGACCCCGGCCTCCGCATGAACGAGGGCGGCTGCGACCCTGACGGGCGGTTCTACTGCGGCTCGATGGCCTACGACCAGACGCCCGGGGCGGCGAGGCTCTACCGCCTGAACCCGGACGGCACGGTCGAGGTGGTGCTGGAGGGCGTCACCGTCTCCAACGGCCTGGAGTGGAGCCCGGACGGCACGCTGGCCTACTACAACGACACGGCGACCTTCCGGGTCAGCGTCTTCGACTACGACCGGGAAAAGGGCCTGACCGGTCGGCGGACCTTCGTGGACCTCACGGGTGAGGAGCTGCGGCCCGACGGCCTGACGGTAGACTCGCGGGGGGGCGTGTGGGTGGCCCTCGCAGGCGGCGGCGCGGTGCGGCACTACACGCCGGACGGCGCGTTGGCGGGCGTGATCGAGCTGCCCGCCAGGAAGGTCACGGCCTGCACCTTCGGCGGCCCGGAGCTGGAGACGCTGTTCATCACCACGTCGCGCGAGAACCTGGAGCCGGGGGAAGACCCGCTGGCCGGGTCCCTCTTCCGGGCCGAGGTCGGCGTGAAGGGCCAGCCCGCGCGTGAGTTCGACGGATAA
- a CDS encoding SDR family NAD(P)-dependent oxidoreductase, with protein MSRGEAGPLHGQRVVVTGGSGILGRVMALALAEDGATVHVGGRSAESSERAIAEVLEGHPNRADLQGRLKPLVFDVLDPASMHSAAAEVDAAGGTDILINAAGGNVPSASTTPETTFFDVDLKAVERVIDLNLVGTVAATQAFARGMCERGQGVIVNVSSMSAVRPLTRVLGYSASKAAVDNFTQWLAVNLAQQYGRGLRVNAVAPGFFLTEQNRYLMLNEDGSPTPRAQSVLAHTPQGRFGEPGDLVSTLRWLVSPHSAFVTGIVVPVDGGFSAFAGV; from the coding sequence ATGAGTCGAGGAGAAGCAGGGCCCCTGCACGGCCAGCGCGTCGTGGTGACGGGCGGCAGCGGCATCCTGGGCCGGGTGATGGCCCTGGCGCTGGCGGAGGACGGCGCGACCGTCCATGTGGGGGGCCGGAGCGCCGAGAGTTCCGAACGGGCCATCGCGGAGGTGCTGGAGGGACACCCCAACCGGGCCGACCTACAAGGCCGCCTGAAGCCCCTCGTGTTCGACGTGCTGGACCCGGCTTCGATGCACTCCGCCGCCGCCGAGGTGGACGCGGCGGGCGGGACCGACATCCTGATCAACGCCGCCGGGGGCAATGTGCCCAGCGCGTCCACCACGCCGGAGACCACCTTTTTCGACGTGGACCTGAAGGCGGTGGAGAGGGTGATCGACCTCAACCTGGTCGGCACGGTCGCCGCCACCCAGGCCTTCGCGCGGGGGATGTGCGAGCGCGGCCAGGGGGTCATCGTGAACGTCTCCAGCATGTCCGCCGTCCGGCCCCTCACCCGCGTGCTGGGGTACAGCGCCAGCAAGGCCGCCGTGGACAATTTCACCCAGTGGCTGGCCGTGAATCTGGCCCAGCAGTACGGGCGGGGCCTGCGGGTGAACGCGGTGGCGCCGGGCTTTTTCCTGACCGAGCAGAACCGTTACCTGATGCTGAATGAGGACGGCAGCCCCACGCCCCGCGCGCAGTCGGTCCTCGCACACACGCCGCAGGGCCGCTTCGGTGAGCCGGGCGACCTCGTGAGCACCCTGCGCTGGCTGGTGTCGCCGCACAGCGCCTTCGTGACCGGGATCGTCGTTCCCGTCGATGGCGGCTTCAGCGCCTTCGCGGGGGTCTGA